The genomic window AGGGAAAATCGGTGGGTATTAATGCAATCCTTACTTCCCTGCTTTATAAAAAACATCCGAGCGAATTGAAATTCGTCATGGTGGATCCTAAAAAAGTGGAACTTTCATTATATTCAAAAATTGAAAGACATTATCTGGCTAAACTTCCGGATGCGGAGGAAGCGATCATTACAGATACCAATAAAGTAATCAATACCCTGAATTCTCTTTGTATTGAGATGGATACGAGGTATGATCTCCTTAAAAATGCTTTCTGTAAAAACCTGAAAGAATACAACAAAAAATTCACGGAAAGAAAATTAAACCCTGAAAACGGTCACCGTTACCTTCCTTATATTGTACTGGTGGTTGATGAGTTTGCAGACCTTATCATGACAGCCGGAAAAGAAGTTGAATTACCGATTGCGAGATTGGCACAGCTTGCAAGAGCAGTGGGAATTCACCTGATCGTTGCTACACAAAGGCCGTCTGTAAACGTAATTACAGGTATGATTAAGGCCAATTTCCCTGCAAGAGCGGCATTCAGAGTAATTTCAAGTGTCGATTCGAGAACGATTCTGGATTCTCCGGGAGCGGATCAGCTGATCGGTAAAGGTGATATGCTTTACTTTAACGGAAATGAAATCTTAAGACTTCAATGTGCTTTCGTTGATACTCCTGAAGTGGAAAGACTGGCTGAGTTTATCGGGGAACAAAAAGGATATTCTTCGGCATTCCTTCTTCCTGAATATGTTTCTGAAGATGCTACAAGTACAGTGGGAACTTTTGACCCGAATGAAAAAGATGCTTTATTTGAGGAAGCGGCAAGAATTATCGTTTCTACTCAACAGGGCTCTACTTCAATGCTGCAGAGACAATTAAAATTAGGCTACAACAGAGCGGGAAGAATTATGGATCAATTGGAAGCAAGCGGAATTGTGGGCGGATTCAACGGGGCTAAAGCAAGGGAAGTTCTCATCAGTGATCTTCATTCTTTGGAACAGTTTTTGGAAGATCTGCGTAAATAAAAGGAGAATGGGAGGTTGATTTAACTTTCATCCCATAAAAATGTCTAAGATTAAAGAGTATTAAATAAAAAAATGAAAAATATTATTTCAAAAGTTATCGTAAGCGGATTGGTTGTAGGAGCAGTGGGAATAACGAACGCTCAGAAAATTGATGCTAAAGCAAAAAAAATATTAGACGATATTACAGCCAATTACAATTCTAAAAAGAATTCTTATTTTAAGTTTTCTTTCGGAAGCGGAACAAACGGACAGGTTTCTAAAACAGAACCGGGAATTTATTATGCCGCAGGTGACAAATATAAGTTGAAAATCATGGAGACAGAACAGATTTTCGATGGCAATAAAATCTATAATATCAACACCGAAGATATGGAGGTAACGGTGGCAAAACCCAACGGAAGCGGCAGCATGTTCTCCCCTATCAATTACCTTTCTTCCTACAGAAACGATTATAATGTAACATACAACGGAAAGAAAAATGTAAATGGCGTAAATGCTGATTTCATCAAATTGGTTCCGGTAAAATCGAACGGGATAAAATACGTTTATATCTTTGTAGATTCTGTAAAAAAACAAATGGTAAAGCTGGAACAGCACGGAAATAATAAAGATGTTGCCGTAATCGCCATTAAAGAATACAAGGAAAATCAGGATCTTGATCCGAATATGTTCGTTTTTGATAAGAATAAATTTAAAAATTATCTGATCACTGAGCTTTAACAGCGGGGAAATCGGAAGAACACATTAATTATTATAAAATTTCATAAAATATAAGAGCTGCAAAGAAAACTTTGTGGCTTTTTGATTAATTTTGGAGAATGTTAAAAATACTAGACCGATATATCATAAAAACCTTCTTTGGACCGTTTTTTTTCATATTTAGTGTATTGTTTTTCATCTTTATTGTAAACATTATCTGGGTTCAGCTGGGGCAATTTATGGGAAAAGGATTGAGTTACTGGCAAATCCTTAAGTTGCTTTTTTATCTTGGGGTAAGCGTTATCAGTATGGTGTTGCCGCTTACGATCCTATTGGCAAGTATTATGTCTTTCGGAGAATTTGGGGAACGGTATGAGCTCGCCGCGATGAAGGCTGCCGGAATTTCGCTCACACGGGTGATGCTTCCGCTGTTGGGAGTCACCGCGGTTCTCTCCATCATGCTTTATTTCTTTTCCAATAATATTATTCCGGATTTCCAGAGGAAGGCAAAAAATATGCTCTTTAACATTGCTCAGACCAAACCTGCTTTGAACTTTACGCCGGGACAGTTTATCGATCAGATTCCGGGATATATGGTGAAGTTTGACAGGATTCATGGAGAAAACGGAGAAAATATTGACGGGGTATTTGTTCACAAAAAAGCTACAACTTACGAAAATCAGCAATCGATTGTGGCGGAGAAAGGGAAATTTATTCCTGCTGCCAATAAAAATTACCTGAAACTGGTGCTTTACAACGGATATGTTTATGAAGATAATTTTGCAGGAAAAGCTGATAATGTCCGATTGAAACAGCCCGATCAGGCAATAAAATTTGACACTTTGGTTTCCCACTTCGATGTAAGTGAAATCATTAATAAAGCTATTGAAGAAGAAAAAATTACGGACGATTATCGTTTCCAGACCTTCAATGAATTAAATAAAACCATCGATAAAACAAAAAAAGACAACGATAAATTCTTCTCGAATGTCAACAACGATGTCCTGAGCCAGACCAATGCCGTGGTAAGTTATATGGATGCGGCGCAAAACAGAGCCAAGACAAAGCCAAAACAGCAGATAAAACTGGATACGGTAAAAGGTGATAAAAAATTAGAGATCATTAATAATGCTTACAACAGGCTGGATAACTTGAGAAGCACGGTAGATGCTAAAAATAATGAGCTTGATCCGGGGATAAAATATTACGGGAAAGTAGTGATCTATCAGCAAAGAATTGTAACGTATTCCTTCACCTGCATCATTTTCTTTTTGATTGGTGCCAGTTTGGGGTCGATCATCAGAAAAGGGGGAATGGGACTTCCGGTAATCATTGCCATCGTGATTTTCATTATTTTCTACGTCATCAATGTAGGAACGGAAAATATGGCGTGGTCAGGGAAAATTAACCCTTATCTCGCAGCCTGGATTCCGAATATTGTTCTCTTCCCTTTTGGTGTCTGGATGACGTATAAAGCACTGACGGATTCACAATTATTCGATGCCGAAAAATACAAAGCATTGTTTAAGCCGATTACCAGATTGCTTGTTAAAACTAAAGAACATAAAAGGTACCAATAACTTATATAAAGTTTTTATTAAAAAGATTCGATTTTATCGGATCTTTTTTTATTTGCGCACACTTTTTGCATGCATGATATAAAACATTAAATGAAAAATACGATTCTTATTCTGAGCTTAATCTCAATTATTTCATGTAAAAAACAAGAGGTGAAAGATGCTCAGAATACATCTAATGATAGTCTGACAACCCAAAAAGTTTCCGGGGATGTAAAAGATACTACCGGCAAAACCATTGATGACATAAAAAAAGAATACTCTGAGACGAGCGCTCTTTTAGCATCAAAAAAACTGGATTCCACACATTTCAATTATGTCTGTGAAGACGGGATGTCAGGCGATGTGATTTTCTATTATCAGGATAAAAACCTTAAAGCTGTAAAAAATATTTATTCGGAATACAGCCATTTTTCATCCGTTACAGAATATTATGTCGATAAGGAAAATGTGTACTTTATTCTAAAGCAGGATACCTCATGGAATTTTGATATAAATGCTCCAAAGAAAGCCGATGGAAATGCTGAAACGAAAGATGACATTACAGAAAGCCGAATTTATCTGGCAAATAGTAAACCTATTCAGTGTCTGGAGAAAAAATACTCAATACGATCTGCAGGAAACAATCCTGATCCTAATAAAATAGAAAACAAGGAAGTAAAGTGTGATATCAGTAAATTGATGACAACCTACGAGTCTATTATCAAAAATAAAGATAAAAAAGGGAAAGTCAACCAGTGTCTGTAAGCTTATAAATAAAAAGCGGTTTCAAAAAAAATGAAACCGCTTTTTTATTTTCAAAACTGAAAATTATACTTTCATAATTTCAGCTTCTTTTACTTTAAGATGTTCTTCGCAAAGCTTCACATATTTATCGGTAAGTACCTGGATATCTGCTTCCACTCCTTTGATCACGTCTTCAGAAACACCTTCAAGCTTTTTAAGTTCTTTCAAACCGTTTTGTCTTGCGTTTCTTACTACGATTTTAGTATCTTCAGTTTCTCCTTTAGCCTGTTTTGCCAGTTCTCTTCTTCTTTCCTCGGTAAGAGGCGGAACATTAAGAATAATATTAATCCCGTTATTGGAAGGCGCAAAACCTAAATTTGAATTAATGATTGCTTTTTCAATATCATTAATAGCTTTTGAATCCCAAGGTTGAATAGAAATCGTCATGGCATCAGGAATAGAAACATTCGCAACCTGATTGATAGGTGTCAAAGCTCCGTAATATTCTACCATAACATCCTGAACCATATTCGTAGACGCACGCCCCGCTCTGATTCTTTGAAATGCATGATCCAAGTGTTTAAGAGCTGCTTCCATATCCTCTTTTACAGATTCTACTATAAGATCTAATTCTTCCATTATATAATTAAAATTTGATAGGTTACACATTTTGTTAATGATGAGTAATAAGTAATTGGTAGTGAGTAATTTTTAAACATTAAACATTAAACCAAAACTCCCAACTTAAAATATTACAAATCAACTAAAGTACCAACATTTTCTCCGTCTACAATTTTTTCAAGGTTTCCTTCCTTATTCATATCAAAAACAATGATCGGAAGTTTGTTTTCGTGGCTTAAGGTAAATGCCGTCATATCCATTACTTTAAGATTTTTAGCATATACTTCATCGAAAGATAACGAATTATATTTTACGGCATCCGCATTTTTTTCAGGATCGCTGTCGTAGATTCCGTCTACTCTTGTTCCTTTTAAAATAACGTCGGCTCCGATTTCGATGGCTCTTAATGTTGCAGCAGTATCTGTTGTGAAATACGGGTTTCCTGTTCCCGCTCCGAAGATCACTACTCTGCCCTTTTCAAGGTGTCTTACTGCTCTTCTTTTGATGAAAGGCTCGGCAACTTTGTCCATTTCGATCGCTGACTGAAGTCTGGTTCTGATTCCTGCATCTTCCAATGCTCCCTGCAGCGCCATCCCGTTGATTACGGTTGCAAGCATTCCCATGTAGTCTCCCTGTACTCTGTCCATCCCTTTTGCAGCTCCTGCAACTCCACGGAAAATATTTCCTCCTCCAATTACAATGGCAACTTCACAGCCTTTATCTACTACTTTTTTGATCTCAGCTGCGTATTCCTGTAACCTTTCGTTGTCAATACCATATTGTCTGTTCCCCATTAAGGCTTCACCACTAAGTTTTAGAAGGATTCTTTTATATTTCATCTTTAATTTTTAATAACATTTTAGTTCTGTCAATTTCCCTGAAATTTGACTTTGCAAATATAATCATTAATAATATTGATTTTTAATTCTGGATTAAATTTTTAAATGTTGTGCTGTAAGCTGTTCTAAAGGCTTTTTTCTTCATAAAATTATTTGATCTAGTAAAAAATACTTTTCTAATACGTTCGGTTTAATTATCCGCATTGTCAGGCTGAGGCTCTCGAAGCCTTTTTTATTAATTTAAATCAATCTTAATTAATTAACAAGCCAAAGCCCCATCAAACCCTTATTTTCACAAAACTTAAATATTTACGTATAAATAATGTGAGAAATATTTTGAAAAGTACGAAAAAGGATTATTTTTGCATTAATAATAAACTGAATTGAAGAAAATTGTCATTTTTTCATTGTTTCTATCAGGAATTGTTTCTTATGCACAAACAGGAACAAACGTTTATCCGTTCTTAAATATTCCTGTATCTGCAAGACAGGCTGCTTTGGGAGGAGACGCAATTTCTATCAGAGATCGTGATGTATCCTTTGCTATTGCAAACCCCTCTTTGCTGAATAAAGATTCTGATAACCAACTTTCTGTAAACGCGACAGCTTATCTGGCAGATTCAAAATACGGAACTATTGCCTATGCGAAAGATTTTGATAATGGTCACATGGCCACGATCAATGCACGCTACATGAGCTACGGAGATATTCCGAGAACGGATGAAAGCGGTTTTGAAAACGGTACTTTTAACGCTTCAGATGTAGCGATCGGAGCAGGATATGCTTATCAGTTTGAAGAAGACTGGACGATCGGCGGAGGAATTAATTTCATTACTTCAAAAATTGACAACTACACTTCTTCTGCTATTTCCGGAAACGCAGGCGTAACTTATCACAACAAAAAAAATAAGGAAACGGCTTCTTTGGTTTTCAGAAATTTCGGATATCAGTTTAAGTCTTTCAACGGGACAAGGGAAAATCTTCCGTTCCGTGTAGATTTGGGGTACACGAGAATTTTAAAGGCGATTCCGTTAGCTATCACCATTACAGCACACGATTTACAGGAATTTAATATTTCTTCTCAATACAACGTAAACGGACAGGAAGTGAATGTCGGCCGAAAAATTGCAGACCATTTCTCCGTAGGCGCAGAATTGTTTCCGGAAAAAGGGTTTAATATCAGATTAGGATATAATGTAAAAAGAGGAAATGAGCTTGCTGTGGCAGATCAGAGAAATTTTTCAGGGCTTTCTGCGGGGTTTGGTATTAAGATTGCCAGATTCAGGATAGATTATGCTCATGTGAGATATCATAATTCTACCAATGTCAATCAGATAGGGGTTTCTATAGACCTTACAAGCCATGCGGGATATTAATTTTAATTAAAAATATTTAACACTAAAATAAACGGAAGCCTTAAGAAAATCTCTTAAGGTTTCTTGATTTTTAAGAAAATTTCTTGAAATTTGCAGTATGAAAAAACCTGTAATCGCTATCGACGGGTACTCGTCTACCGGAAAAAGTTCAATATCTAAAGTCATCGCCGAAAAGCTGGGACTTATTCATCTGGATACAGGTGCACTTTACAGAGGAGTAACTTGGTTTGCGCTTCAGAATTGCCTTAATGAAGATGGTTCTATTAATCTCGATCACTTGTTTTCGTCATTTGACCAGATCGAACTGGAGTTTAAAAATGATCATGGAGAATTAATTCTTTTCCTTAATCATATCGATATTTCAAAAGCCATCCGTACCAACGAGGTTTCTGATAATGTAAGTTTTGTCGCAAAACAAAAGGAAGTAAGAGATTTTTTATTGCATTCTCAACGCTCTTTGGCAGAAAAAGGCGGCATTATCATGGACGGACGTGACATAGGGACAGTAGTTCTGCCAAATGCGGACTACAAATTTTTCCTGACAGCAAGTATTGACGAAAGAACAAAAAGACGCTACAATGAGCTGATTTCTTTAGGAATCGAGGCTGATGAACAACAGGTAAAAGAAAACCTGATAGAACGCGATAAGATTGATAGTGAGCGGGAAATCGCCCCATTGAAGCAGGCTGAAGACGCCATCGTGATCGACAATACCCATCTTACCAAACAGGAAACCATCGAAAGCATTTTATCTCATATCCAAAATATTTAACATTTTTTAATAGGATATTTTGCCCCTTTGGTATGCTAATTGTACGCATTAATACAGTAAAAACTAATATTATTTAACTATTAAAAAAAACGAAAAATGTCTAGAAAAAACAATACAGCGGGTATTTTGGCAGGACTTCTTGCAGGTGCTGCAGCAGGTGTAATTTTAGGAATGCTTTATGCTCCGGAAGAAGGTAAGGAAACTAGAAAGAAGATAAAAAATAAGGCTAATGATCTTAAAGATCAGGCTAAAAACAAATACGGAGAAGTTTCTGAAAAAGTAAAAGATCAGTATAGCAATATCTCTTCTACTTTCAAAGAAACAGCGAGCAGCGTTGCTCATACGGTAAAAGACGGATACGACAAATACAAAGATCAGATCGTTTCTAAGACTGCAGATGTAGTAAAAAATGTAGAATCTGAACTGAATGATCTAAAAAAATAAATAATTTATTTTTTAGGTAAATTATGAGAAGGAACTTTATACATGAAAGTTCCTTTTTTTGTAACTTTAAAAAAAAACAATGATTGAAACTATTAAAGAATATGCGTCGAAGAGAATCGATCTCCTGAAAATTGAAGCTACCGAAAAGTCTTCCCTTTCAGCCGGAATGATTACTTATTTTGTCGTATTGCTTGTAGCCTTTGGTTTTTTCATTATTCTGTTCAATTTCGGAATTGCGTTCCTTATAGGAAGAGCTTTGGGCGATCATTCCTATGGATTCCTTATTGTTGCGGCTTTTTATCTTTTAATAATGATTCTTGTTGTTATCTTTAAAAAGAGAATCGTAAACTATGTCGCAGATCAGGTTATTAAATTTTTAAATCATTAAAACTATGGGCAGAAAGTATGAGAGCTTAGAGGAACTGAGAAGAAAGAAAAAATTGTTGAAAGAAGAAATCGACGGTTTGGAAGATCTTCTTACATTCAAAAATACAAAAGAAAGTTTGAGTGCATTTACCAATGGTTTGACAGATCAGTATCTGCAGGAGAAAGTAGACGATGACGGTGAAGAAAAAGTTGTTCTCAGAAAAGATGTCATCGCAAAACAGATTACAACTGAAATAAAGGATGCATTCATCAATAAAAATACAGCGATGGGCATTGCCAATTCCGCATTCAAAGGAAATGCAATGGATGCGCTGATAAAATTAGGTGTAACGGCAATCGTAGGAAATTATGCCAAGAAAAACATGAGCAGCTCAAACTGGAAAAAGAAAGTTCTGGGTGCTGCCTTGATTTACCTGGCTCCTATCGCATTGAAATTCATCAGGAAGAAACTGGAAAATTATCAGAAAAATAAAAGTGTTTCGAGTATGGAACAGCTTATCTAATTGTTTTGGAGTTTTAGAGTCGGAGAGTTTTAGGGTTGAAAAAACTCAAACACTCCCACTCTAAAACCCTATTACACTCAAACTCGGAAGAGTTGTCCCAAAATAATTCCCGCCGCCATAGAAACATTCAGGCTTTCTGTAGATTGCGATTTTCCGAATCTAGGGATCATTATGCTTTTTTGAAGAAGTTCTTCCGTTTCCGGACGCATCCCGTTGCCTTCATTCCCAAGAATTAAATTAATTTTTTCAGGTTTTTGAAAAGTATAAATATTCTCCCCTTCCATATCCGTTCCTATATTTACATTTTCTGTTTTGGAAAGGTATTCGACTAAATTGGTATAAACGATATTCACCCTTGTAAAAGACCCCATCGTTGCCTGAATTACCTTAGGATTGTAGAAATCCACAGTATCTTCACTGCAGATAATCTGCTCGATTCCGAACCAGTCTGCCAGTCTGATGATCGTCCCGAGATTTCCCGGATCCTGAATTCCGTCAAGAATCAATTGAATATTTTTGTCTTCCGATTTTTTTTCCGTATTGATATGGCAAACAGCCACAGAATCTTTCGGATGTTGCAAAAAACTAATTTTTTTCAACTCATTCTCAGAGATATGAGTAACCGGTACATCCGAACGGCCTAATTTTTGCGGATCGGTAGAAAATATTTCTTTAATTTTAAAGTTAGAATTGTAAAGTTCACAAATGATTTTATTACCTTCAACCAAAAACAAATTGTATTTTTGTCTGAACTTCTTTTTATCTAAAGACTGTAAAACTTTTATTGTATGAGCTGTAAGCATTATAAGAATTCTCCTCAAAAGTATTATAAAATTATCTCATTTGCAACATTTGTTGGTTTCCTTTATGCATGCAGTACGACTAAAAAAGTTCCGGACGGCGAATACCTGCTTGTAAAAAACAATTTTGAATTTGAAGATAAAAAAGAACCTTTCGACAGTGAGCTGAAAGGCTACGTACAACAAAAACCGAATAAAAGACAGTTTCTGTTCATGCCTTTGAGTTTGTGGCTCTACAACGCTGCAAACCCGAAATACGATACCCTTCTGAATGAATACATGACGTATCCTAATGAATTAAGAGATCAAAAATTAAGAGACTCTCTAT from Chryseobacterium wanjuense includes these protein-coding regions:
- a CDS encoding YtxH domain-containing protein; protein product: MSRKNNTAGILAGLLAGAAAGVILGMLYAPEEGKETRKKIKNKANDLKDQAKNKYGEVSEKVKDQYSNISSTFKETASSVAHTVKDGYDKYKDQIVSKTADVVKNVESELNDLKK
- a CDS encoding LolA family protein — protein: MKNIISKVIVSGLVVGAVGITNAQKIDAKAKKILDDITANYNSKKNSYFKFSFGSGTNGQVSKTEPGIYYAAGDKYKLKIMETEQIFDGNKIYNINTEDMEVTVAKPNGSGSMFSPINYLSSYRNDYNVTYNGKKNVNGVNADFIKLVPVKSNGIKYVYIFVDSVKKQMVKLEQHGNNKDVAVIAIKEYKENQDLDPNMFVFDKNKFKNYLITEL
- the porQ gene encoding type IX secretion system protein PorQ; translated protein: MKKIVIFSLFLSGIVSYAQTGTNVYPFLNIPVSARQAALGGDAISIRDRDVSFAIANPSLLNKDSDNQLSVNATAYLADSKYGTIAYAKDFDNGHMATINARYMSYGDIPRTDESGFENGTFNASDVAIGAGYAYQFEEDWTIGGGINFITSKIDNYTSSAISGNAGVTYHNKKNKETASLVFRNFGYQFKSFNGTRENLPFRVDLGYTRILKAIPLAITITAHDLQEFNISSQYNVNGQEVNVGRKIADHFSVGAELFPEKGFNIRLGYNVKRGNELAVADQRNFSGLSAGFGIKIARFRIDYAHVRYHNSTNVNQIGVSIDLTSHAGY
- the frr gene encoding ribosome recycling factor encodes the protein MEELDLIVESVKEDMEAALKHLDHAFQRIRAGRASTNMVQDVMVEYYGALTPINQVANVSIPDAMTISIQPWDSKAINDIEKAIINSNLGFAPSNNGINIILNVPPLTEERRRELAKQAKGETEDTKIVVRNARQNGLKELKKLEGVSEDVIKGVEADIQVLTDKYVKLCEEHLKVKEAEIMKV
- a CDS encoding TrmH family RNA methyltransferase — encoded protein: MLTAHTIKVLQSLDKKKFRQKYNLFLVEGNKIICELYNSNFKIKEIFSTDPQKLGRSDVPVTHISENELKKISFLQHPKDSVAVCHINTEKKSEDKNIQLILDGIQDPGNLGTIIRLADWFGIEQIICSEDTVDFYNPKVIQATMGSFTRVNIVYTNLVEYLSKTENVNIGTDMEGENIYTFQKPEKINLILGNEGNGMRPETEELLQKSIMIPRFGKSQSTESLNVSMAAGIILGQLFRV
- a CDS encoding LptF/LptG family permease, whose protein sequence is MLKILDRYIIKTFFGPFFFIFSVLFFIFIVNIIWVQLGQFMGKGLSYWQILKLLFYLGVSVISMVLPLTILLASIMSFGEFGERYELAAMKAAGISLTRVMLPLLGVTAVLSIMLYFFSNNIIPDFQRKAKNMLFNIAQTKPALNFTPGQFIDQIPGYMVKFDRIHGENGENIDGVFVHKKATTYENQQSIVAEKGKFIPAANKNYLKLVLYNGYVYEDNFAGKADNVRLKQPDQAIKFDTLVSHFDVSEIINKAIEEEKITDDYRFQTFNELNKTIDKTKKDNDKFFSNVNNDVLSQTNAVVSYMDAAQNRAKTKPKQQIKLDTVKGDKKLEIINNAYNRLDNLRSTVDAKNNELDPGIKYYGKVVIYQQRIVTYSFTCIIFFLIGASLGSIIRKGGMGLPVIIAIVIFIIFYVINVGTENMAWSGKINPYLAAWIPNIVLFPFGVWMTYKALTDSQLFDAEKYKALFKPITRLLVKTKEHKRYQ
- a CDS encoding phosphoribosyl-ATP pyrophosphatase, which codes for MGRKYESLEELRRKKKLLKEEIDGLEDLLTFKNTKESLSAFTNGLTDQYLQEKVDDDGEEKVVLRKDVIAKQITTEIKDAFINKNTAMGIANSAFKGNAMDALIKLGVTAIVGNYAKKNMSSSNWKKKVLGAALIYLAPIALKFIRKKLENYQKNKSVSSMEQLI
- a CDS encoding phage holin family protein — encoded protein: MIETIKEYASKRIDLLKIEATEKSSLSAGMITYFVVLLVAFGFFIILFNFGIAFLIGRALGDHSYGFLIVAAFYLLIMILVVIFKKRIVNYVADQVIKFLNH
- the cmk gene encoding (d)CMP kinase, producing MKKPVIAIDGYSSTGKSSISKVIAEKLGLIHLDTGALYRGVTWFALQNCLNEDGSINLDHLFSSFDQIELEFKNDHGELILFLNHIDISKAIRTNEVSDNVSFVAKQKEVRDFLLHSQRSLAEKGGIIMDGRDIGTVVLPNADYKFFLTASIDERTKRRYNELISLGIEADEQQVKENLIERDKIDSEREIAPLKQAEDAIVIDNTHLTKQETIESILSHIQNI
- the pyrH gene encoding UMP kinase, which encodes MKYKRILLKLSGEALMGNRQYGIDNERLQEYAAEIKKVVDKGCEVAIVIGGGNIFRGVAGAAKGMDRVQGDYMGMLATVINGMALQGALEDAGIRTRLQSAIEMDKVAEPFIKRRAVRHLEKGRVVIFGAGTGNPYFTTDTAATLRAIEIGADVILKGTRVDGIYDSDPEKNADAVKYNSLSFDEVYAKNLKVMDMTAFTLSHENKLPIIVFDMNKEGNLEKIVDGENVGTLVDL